The proteins below come from a single Megalops cyprinoides isolate fMegCyp1 chromosome 5, fMegCyp1.pri, whole genome shotgun sequence genomic window:
- the LOC118778285 gene encoding growth arrest-specific protein 1-like — MAGLAGLINCHHRLIWQFGCLLVLFGYSAVATPSHGRRLLCWQAILMCQGEAECNYAYGQYMHACASIINGEKRKCPSHCISSLVQLNLTKNGPYLEDCDCSLDPICRNTKRAIEPCLPRTSTMGCTEARHQCERDGQCSAAMRDYLIHCGKLFSGVRCTDACRDVIFKMRSIPKAELLDTCVCDGTERTICEYVKLSMKTLCFDSPDKYAGSGFSDSEEDSDDEYDSQDYPQYEENAGSFRGPQNVLTVVASILVLLPVL; from the coding sequence ATGGCAGGTTTGGCCGGCCTGATAAATTGCCACCACAGATTGATTTGGCAATTCGGGTGTCTGTTGGTGCTTTTTGGTTACTCCGCAGTCGCCACTCCTTCGCACGGCCGTCGGTTGTTGTGCTGGCAGGCGATCTTGATGTGTCAAGGAGAAGCAGAATGCAACTACGCATACGGACAGTATATGCACGCTTGCGCGTCAATAATAAACGGGGAGAAAAGAAAGTGCCCCAGCCACTGCATCTCCTCCCTCGTTCAGCTCAATCTGACGAAAAACGGACCGTATCTAGAAGACTGCGACTGCTCCTTGGATCCCATCTGCAGGAACACGAAACGTGCGATCGAGCCTTGCTTGCCCAGGACTAGCACCATGGGCTGCACCGAGGCGCGACACCAGTGCGAGAGAGACGGGCAGTGCAGCGCTGCTATGCGCGATTATTTAATTCACTGTGGTAAACTTTTCAGCGGGGTAAGGTGCACGGATGCGTGTCGGGATGTGATCTTCAAAATGCGCAGCATACCTAAAGCGGAGCTCCTGGATACTTGCGTATGTGATGGAACGGAAAGGACCATCTGCGAGTATGTAAAACTAAGCATGAAAACTCTTTGCTTCGACTCTCCTGATAAATATGCTGGTAGTGGTTTTTCTGATTCGGAGGAAGATTCCGACGACGAGTACGACTCGCAGGACTACCCACAATATGAGGAAAATGCAGGTAGTTTTAGAGGACCCCAGAATGTTTTGACTGTGGTGGCATCCATTTTGGTTTTATTGCCCGTGCTCTAA